In Gopherus flavomarginatus isolate rGopFla2 chromosome 1, rGopFla2.mat.asm, whole genome shotgun sequence, a single genomic region encodes these proteins:
- the MPST gene encoding 3-mercaptopyruvate sulfurtransferase isoform X2, which produces MPVWFISFSPCRRPGPLLQGGGNTPPSQESAELGHPLRQPYPLVAGSRGALLRAGSALGGLVRRVPSVPSAVPASSGKPQRLSESGQDSGAMSQQFLYRALVSAKWLSETIKSPQAGQAVKILDASWYLPKMKRDPRLEFEERHIPGAAFFDIDVCSDRTSPYDHMLPSADDFAEYVGKLGVGNDSHVIVYDASDQGLFSAPRVWWMFRVFGHHAVSLLDGGLKNWQREGYPLSSGKNRAVPVEFHASLDKSLVKTHEDIEENIESHRFQLVDARPSGRFRGTEAEPREGIEPGHIPGSLNIPFLDFLTEAGFEKTPEAIRSLFQEKKVDLSKPVVATCGSGVTACHVALGAYLCGKPDVAVYDGAWVEWYMRARPGEVISEGKGKTL; this is translated from the exons ATGCCTGTTTGGTTCATTTCCTTCTCGCCTTGCAGGCGGCCCGGACCATTGTTGCAGGGGGGTGGAAACACCCCCCCTTCCCAGGAAAGTGCTGAGCTgggccaccccctccggcaaccCTACCCGCTGGTGGCTGGGAGCCGAGGGGCGCTGCTGCGGGCTGGCTCTGCGCTGGGAGGGCTGGTGCGTAGGGTCCCATCCGTCCCCAGCGCTGTCCCGGCCTCCTCAGG GAAACCCCAGAGACTGTCTGAATCTGGCCAGGACTCAGGAGCAATGTCTCAACAGTTCCTTTATCGGGCACTGGTGTCAGCTAAGTGGCTCTCAGAAACCATCAAATCCCCTCAGGCTGGGCAGGCTGTGAAGATCCTGGATGCATCCTGGTACCTCCCGAAGATGAAGCGTGACCCCCGGCTTGAGTTTGAGGAGCGCCACATCCCTGGTGCTGCTTTCTTTGACATCGACGTATGCAGTGACCGCACGTCACCATATGACCACATGCTGCCCAGTGCGGATGACTTTGCGGAGTATGTGGGCAAGCTGGGTGTGGGGAACGATTCCCATGTGATTGTGTATGATGCCAGTGATCAGGGTCTCTTCTCTGCTCCCCGTGTCTGGTGGATGTTCCGGGTCTTTGGGCACCATGCCGTCTCCCTTCTGGATGGTGGGCTGAAGAACTGGCAGCGGGAGGGATACCCACTGAGCTCTGGCAAGAACCGAGCAGTTCCTGTGGAGTTCCATGCCTCCCTGGACAAGTCACTGGTGAAGACCCATGAGGACATAGAGGAGAACATAGAGTCACATCGCTTTCAGCTGGTTGATGCTCGCCCTTCAGGGCGGTTcagagggacggaggcagagCCCAGGGAAG gAATTGAGCCTGGTCATATCCCTGGCTCCCTGAACATCCCCTTCTTGGATTTCCTCACAGAAGCTGGCTTTGAGAAGACCCCTGAGGCAATCCGCAGCTTATTCCAGGAGAAGAAAGTGGACCTCTCAAAGCCAGTGGTAGCCACATGTGGCTCAGGAGTCACTGCCTGCCATGTGGCCCTGGGGGCATACCTCTGTGGCAAGCCAGATGTGGCTGTCTACGATGGTGCCTGGGTGGAGTGGTACATGCGGGCACGGCCTGGAGAGGTCATCTCTGAGGGTAAAGGCAAGACCCTCTGA
- the TST gene encoding thiosulfate sulfurtransferase, whose protein sequence is MVQQVLYRALVSTKWLSESVLAKRIGPSLRVLDASWYPPGERDAQQEFRDRHVPGASFFDIEECKDKSSPYELMLPSEAHFADYVGHLGISNDTHVVVYDGDDLGTFYAPRAWWMFRVFGHRTVSVLNGGFKNWVKEGHPVTSEISRPEPAVFKATLDRSLLKTYTDMVENMESKQFQVVDSRSEGKYRGTEPEPGNEGLEPGHIPGSLNMPFFKFLTEAGFKKSPEEIRSMFQEKKVDLSQPLVATCRKGVTACHIALAAYLCGKPDVAIYDGSWSEWFRRAPPEHKLSEWKRNKA, encoded by the exons ATGGTGCAGCAAGTACTGTACAGAGCTCTGGTCTCCACCAAGTGGCTCTCAGAATCTGTCCTGGCCAAACGGATTGGGCCCAGCCTGCGTGTGCTAGATGCATCCTGGTACCCTCCTGGGGAAAGGGACGCCCAGCAGGAGTTCCGAGACAGGCATGTACCTGGCGCCTCATTTTTTGATATCGAGGAGTGTAAAGATAAGTCGTCGCCCTATGAGCTCATGCTGCCCAGCGAGGCACACTTCGCCGACTATGTTGGGCATCTGGGGATCAGCAATGACACGCATGTGGTGGTGTATGATGGGGATGACTTGGGGACCTTCTATGCACCCCGAGCCTGGTGGATGTTCCGGGTCTTCGGGCACAGAACGGTCTCCGTGCTGAACGGCGGGTTCAAGAACTGGGTGAAGGAGGGTCACCCTGTGACATCAGAGATCAGCCGGCCAGAGCCAGCAGTGTTTAAGGCCACCTTGGACAGGTCCCTGCTGAAGACCTATACAGACATGGTAGAGAACATGGAATCCAAGCAGTTCCAGGTGGTGGATTCCAGATCTGAGGGGAAGTACCGGGggacagaaccagaaccagggaACGAAG GGCTTGAACCAGGTCACATCCCCGGCTCGCTGAACATGCCCTTCTTTAAATTCCTCACTGAAGCTGGCTTCAAGAAGAGCCCAGAGGAGATTCGGAGCATGTTCCAGGAGAAGAAGGTGGACCTGTCGCAGCCACTCGTTGCCACATGCCGTAAGGGGGTCACAGCGTGCCACATTGCCCTGGCGGCGTACCTCTGTGGCAAGCCAGATGTGGCCATCTATGATGGATCCTGGTCAGAGTGGTTCCGCCGAGCCCCGCCAGAGCACAAGCTCTCTGAGTGGAAGCGCAACAAGGCATAA
- the MPST gene encoding 3-mercaptopyruvate sulfurtransferase isoform X1 yields the protein MSVTRPSSSDPGGARRKPQRLSESGQDSGAMSQQFLYRALVSAKWLSETIKSPQAGQAVKILDASWYLPKMKRDPRLEFEERHIPGAAFFDIDVCSDRTSPYDHMLPSADDFAEYVGKLGVGNDSHVIVYDASDQGLFSAPRVWWMFRVFGHHAVSLLDGGLKNWQREGYPLSSGKNRAVPVEFHASLDKSLVKTHEDIEENIESHRFQLVDARPSGRFRGTEAEPREGIEPGHIPGSLNIPFLDFLTEAGFEKTPEAIRSLFQEKKVDLSKPVVATCGSGVTACHVALGAYLCGKPDVAVYDGAWVEWYMRARPGEVISEGKGKTL from the exons ATGTCAGTCACCCGGCCGAGCAGCAGCGACCCGGGAGGGGCACGGAG GAAACCCCAGAGACTGTCTGAATCTGGCCAGGACTCAGGAGCAATGTCTCAACAGTTCCTTTATCGGGCACTGGTGTCAGCTAAGTGGCTCTCAGAAACCATCAAATCCCCTCAGGCTGGGCAGGCTGTGAAGATCCTGGATGCATCCTGGTACCTCCCGAAGATGAAGCGTGACCCCCGGCTTGAGTTTGAGGAGCGCCACATCCCTGGTGCTGCTTTCTTTGACATCGACGTATGCAGTGACCGCACGTCACCATATGACCACATGCTGCCCAGTGCGGATGACTTTGCGGAGTATGTGGGCAAGCTGGGTGTGGGGAACGATTCCCATGTGATTGTGTATGATGCCAGTGATCAGGGTCTCTTCTCTGCTCCCCGTGTCTGGTGGATGTTCCGGGTCTTTGGGCACCATGCCGTCTCCCTTCTGGATGGTGGGCTGAAGAACTGGCAGCGGGAGGGATACCCACTGAGCTCTGGCAAGAACCGAGCAGTTCCTGTGGAGTTCCATGCCTCCCTGGACAAGTCACTGGTGAAGACCCATGAGGACATAGAGGAGAACATAGAGTCACATCGCTTTCAGCTGGTTGATGCTCGCCCTTCAGGGCGGTTcagagggacggaggcagagCCCAGGGAAG gAATTGAGCCTGGTCATATCCCTGGCTCCCTGAACATCCCCTTCTTGGATTTCCTCACAGAAGCTGGCTTTGAGAAGACCCCTGAGGCAATCCGCAGCTTATTCCAGGAGAAGAAAGTGGACCTCTCAAAGCCAGTGGTAGCCACATGTGGCTCAGGAGTCACTGCCTGCCATGTGGCCCTGGGGGCATACCTCTGTGGCAAGCCAGATGTGGCTGTCTACGATGGTGCCTGGGTGGAGTGGTACATGCGGGCACGGCCTGGAGAGGTCATCTCTGAGGGTAAAGGCAAGACCCTCTGA